In one Acidimicrobium ferrooxidans DSM 10331 genomic region, the following are encoded:
- a CDS encoding glycosyltransferase, with the protein MDELWAVVVDYGGHADDSLLDALIDAGAARVVVVDNALAVASSRTEPRGQGVVEFRSYGANLGFGGAVNRVLARRGARWLLIANPDIEIAPSALRTLLATGERWSRAGIVAPRLEDHAGQPQASVRAFPSLALAALHGALGVVWPSNPASRRYRREVPDPPNAYLAPWVSGALMLARWEALSAIGGFDASYFLYLEDVDLAWRLTRAGWEVVVDPTVRVRHVGGATTRSRRVVAALWHARSLVRYGLAQEDTATGAALVLFGVLARWAVVVVASRRSSADG; encoded by the coding sequence GTGGATGAGCTCTGGGCGGTCGTGGTCGACTACGGGGGCCACGCCGACGACTCGCTCCTCGATGCGCTGATCGATGCCGGTGCGGCACGCGTGGTCGTCGTCGACAATGCACTCGCTGTGGCGAGCTCGCGCACCGAGCCACGGGGCCAGGGGGTCGTCGAGTTTCGGTCCTACGGCGCCAACCTGGGCTTCGGGGGTGCCGTCAATCGGGTCCTTGCCCGTCGAGGAGCCAGGTGGCTGCTCATCGCCAACCCGGACATCGAGATCGCTCCGTCCGCGCTGCGGACACTCCTCGCGACCGGCGAGCGCTGGTCGCGAGCTGGCATCGTCGCGCCTCGACTCGAAGACCACGCAGGCCAACCCCAGGCGAGCGTCCGAGCGTTCCCGAGCCTCGCGCTCGCGGCGCTGCACGGAGCACTCGGCGTCGTCTGGCCGTCGAATCCGGCGTCACGGCGCTATCGGCGCGAAGTGCCCGATCCGCCGAATGCATACCTGGCGCCGTGGGTCTCGGGCGCCCTGATGCTCGCGCGGTGGGAGGCACTGTCGGCGATCGGTGGGTTCGACGCGAGCTACTTCTTGTACCTCGAGGACGTCGATCTCGCCTGGCGGCTCACGCGGGCCGGTTGGGAGGTCGTCGTCGATCCGACCGTGCGTGTCCGCCACGTCGGGGGTGCCACCACACGCTCCCGACGCGTGGTGGCGGCCCTCTGGCACGCACGTTCCCTGGTTCGCTACGGGCTCGCGCAGGAGGACACGGCCACTGGCGCGGCGTTGGTGCTCTTCGGCGTGCTTGCTCGTTGGGCAGTGGTCGTCGTGGCGTCGCGACGCAGCTCAGCGGACGGATGA
- a CDS encoding GDP-mannose 4,6-dehydratase: MSEAPPVLVTGGAGFLGSWVVERLLARGLRVDVVDDLSTGSLENLRRARDRHGARLTVVVEDVTSAAIGSLAERRGWRSIVHLAARASLRASTLDPVRDAEVNVLGTVRVLEAAKRARSRKVVFAASAAIYGDQRALPIREEAPLAPMSFYGAGKVAGLEYLRAARHVHGTASTSLVFANLYGPRQRAELGAVVARFVDALLAGHAPVVVGDGTQTRDFVWVGDAADAVVAALDRADGEMINVATGLETSIAGLARLLVEVAGIDGLHPVHQGRQSVGEVHRNALDPSRAAHLLGWRPSVRLADGLARTWAAALEARRIREAAPRS, from the coding sequence ATGAGCGAGGCGCCGCCGGTACTCGTCACGGGCGGGGCGGGCTTTCTCGGGTCCTGGGTGGTCGAGCGCTTGTTGGCACGCGGGCTGCGCGTGGACGTCGTCGATGACCTGTCGACGGGGTCGCTCGAGAATCTGCGGCGAGCGCGCGACCGACACGGCGCGCGACTCACGGTCGTCGTCGAGGACGTGACGAGTGCCGCCATCGGGTCGCTGGCGGAGCGGCGGGGCTGGCGCAGCATCGTGCACTTGGCTGCCCGAGCGAGCCTCCGCGCATCCACGCTCGATCCCGTGCGCGACGCCGAGGTCAACGTCCTCGGTACCGTGCGCGTGCTGGAGGCTGCGAAGCGGGCTCGCTCGCGCAAGGTGGTCTTTGCCGCCTCGGCGGCGATCTACGGCGACCAGCGGGCGTTGCCGATTCGCGAGGAGGCGCCGCTTGCGCCGATGTCGTTCTACGGCGCGGGCAAGGTGGCCGGACTCGAGTACCTTCGAGCGGCTCGACACGTCCACGGGACGGCGTCCACGAGCCTCGTCTTCGCCAATCTCTATGGTCCGCGCCAGCGCGCTGAGCTCGGCGCGGTGGTTGCGCGGTTCGTCGACGCACTGCTCGCGGGGCACGCGCCTGTCGTCGTCGGTGACGGCACGCAGACACGGGACTTCGTGTGGGTGGGGGACGCGGCCGATGCGGTGGTCGCCGCGCTCGATCGGGCCGATGGGGAGATGATCAACGTCGCCACCGGCCTCGAGACCTCGATCGCGGGCCTCGCACGACTGCTCGTCGAGGTCGCCGGGATCGACGGGCTCCACCCGGTGCACCAGGGACGCCAGTCGGTGGGGGAGGTGCACCGCAACGCGCTCGACCCCTCCCGCGCGGCGCACCTGCTCGGCTGGCGACCATCGGTCCGACTCGCCGATGGCCTCGCGCGCACCTGGGCGGCTGCGCTGGAGGCGCGGCGAATCCGCGAGGCGGCGCCGAGGTCCTGA
- a CDS encoding glycosyltransferase family 4 protein, with protein sequence MRVDIVVEQLARPAPGGIGVWVREVTPRLARRHAVRLVASRSARLDGVVEGATTVRRMPLPEPIAQRAWDAGLWGADPSADVGLWLSFGGPPIARRPPSVVVVHDVIFLEHPELYTRRGARWHVAQLEAALARATRLVAVDPTVADRLVALGARDRVRVVAPGADHLPPADAEGARAVLARAGVERPYLLVVGTLEPRKNLGRLVEAYQAYRARSFDPVDLVVVGPAGWGDDARRGPGVHVLGTVAAPILAGLLVQARALAYVSLVEGFGLPVVEALHAAVPVVVSTTVPAARFGGVGVDPYDVRSITDGLAAVLDDERARSRLVSEGLLAVEQLRWDRTADALADVLEEVADG encoded by the coding sequence GTGAGGGTCGACATCGTCGTCGAGCAGCTCGCCCGTCCGGCCCCCGGGGGGATCGGTGTGTGGGTTCGCGAAGTCACCCCACGGCTCGCCCGACGTCACGCCGTGCGTCTGGTCGCGTCGCGCTCGGCGCGCCTCGACGGTGTAGTCGAGGGGGCCACGACGGTTCGACGGATGCCGTTGCCCGAGCCGATCGCACAGCGTGCGTGGGATGCGGGGCTCTGGGGGGCAGATCCGTCCGCCGATGTGGGGCTCTGGCTGTCGTTCGGAGGGCCGCCGATCGCGCGACGACCGCCCTCGGTGGTGGTGGTCCACGACGTGATCTTCCTCGAGCATCCAGAGCTCTACACGAGGCGAGGGGCTCGCTGGCACGTGGCCCAACTCGAGGCGGCGCTCGCCCGTGCGACGCGGTTGGTCGCGGTCGATCCCACCGTGGCCGATCGGCTGGTCGCGCTCGGGGCACGAGATCGGGTCCGCGTCGTCGCTCCCGGGGCCGACCACCTTCCTCCGGCCGATGCAGAGGGCGCGCGGGCCGTGCTGGCGCGAGCCGGGGTCGAGCGCCCCTACCTGCTCGTGGTCGGTACGCTCGAGCCGAGGAAGAACCTGGGTCGCCTCGTCGAGGCGTACCAGGCCTATCGCGCGCGATCGTTCGACCCCGTCGACCTCGTCGTCGTCGGCCCGGCTGGCTGGGGCGACGACGCTCGGCGCGGTCCCGGGGTGCACGTGCTCGGCACGGTGGCGGCGCCGATCCTGGCGGGTCTGCTCGTGCAGGCGAGAGCGCTGGCCTACGTCTCGCTGGTGGAGGGGTTCGGCCTCCCGGTCGTCGAGGCACTGCACGCCGCGGTGCCCGTGGTGGTGTCGACGACCGTGCCGGCCGCGCGTTTCGGCGGCGTTGGCGTGGATCCCTACGACGTCCGGTCGATCACGGATGGTCTCGCCGCGGTGCTCGACGACGAACGGGCGCGCT
- the cofE gene encoding coenzyme F420-0:L-glutamate ligase, producing the protein MRRLTIWSIPIDREICAGDNLGDLLGATGELADGDVVCVSQKAVSKAEGRVIQSDPEHLDEAFEAALAAETRRVLRVRGTTRIVETHHGFVCANAGIDRSNAPAHALVLLPEDPDRSARRIRDRLRFAWNLHVGVIVTDTFGRAWREGVTDVAIGVAGVRAILDLRGTADWTGATLRVTEVCIADEIAAAANLVATKAAGTPFSVVRGIDPAWLAESSARAIVRDSARDLFR; encoded by the coding sequence ATGAGACGGCTCACGATCTGGTCGATCCCCATCGATCGCGAGATCTGCGCCGGGGACAACCTTGGCGATCTCCTGGGCGCGACCGGCGAGCTCGCAGACGGCGACGTCGTCTGCGTGTCGCAAAAGGCCGTCTCCAAGGCCGAAGGTCGCGTGATCCAGAGCGACCCCGAGCATCTCGACGAGGCGTTCGAGGCCGCACTCGCTGCCGAGACGCGCAGGGTGCTGCGCGTGCGTGGCACCACGCGCATCGTGGAGACCCACCACGGCTTCGTCTGCGCGAACGCCGGTATCGACCGTTCGAACGCCCCCGCACATGCGCTCGTGCTGCTCCCGGAGGATCCGGATCGCTCGGCGCGTCGGATTCGCGATCGCCTGCGCTTTGCATGGAACCTCCACGTCGGTGTCATCGTCACCGACACCTTCGGTCGAGCGTGGCGCGAGGGGGTCACCGACGTCGCCATCGGGGTGGCGGGGGTTCGGGCAATCCTCGACCTGCGTGGCACCGCCGACTGGACCGGCGCAACCTTGCGCGTGACCGAGGTCTGCATCGCCGACGAGATCGCAGCGGCGGCGAATCTCGTCGCGACGAAGGCTGCCGGCACGCCCTTCAGCGTCGTGCGAGGCATCGACCCCGCCTGGCTCGCCGAGTCGTCCGCCCGCGCCATCGTGCGCGACAGCGCTCGAGACCTCTTTCGCTGA
- a CDS encoding nucleotidyltransferase family protein, protein MQAIILVGGEGTRLRPLTLHQPKQMLRLLGFPMLERVVERLAAIGVDEVVLSLGYQPDAFIARYPDHRIGTVKVRYAVEPEPLDTAGAIRFAVDKGNVHGTFLVVNGDVLTDLDVAQLVDFHLDRGALATIGLVEVDDPSRFGVVVTDDRGRAVRFVEKPPRDQAPSHAINAGVYVMEPAAIERIAVGERVSVERSLFPQLASEGTLWGLAQRCYWVDAGTPASYLRAALDIATGRRAARVREGVRFPVESRPPGGETCYLGEGSQVASDAVVDAAIIEDDVVVGDGAVVRSSIVLEGARLAPGVRVEHSIVGAETDVPEAVELVDLAVVAPSTELAPGQRLAGTR, encoded by the coding sequence GTGCAAGCGATCATCCTTGTCGGCGGGGAGGGGACCCGGCTGCGGCCGCTCACGCTGCATCAACCCAAGCAGATGCTGCGGTTGCTGGGCTTTCCCATGCTCGAGCGCGTCGTCGAGCGTCTCGCCGCGATCGGCGTCGATGAGGTCGTGCTGTCGCTCGGATACCAGCCCGATGCGTTCATCGCGCGCTATCCCGACCACCGCATCGGCACGGTCAAGGTGCGCTACGCGGTCGAGCCGGAGCCGCTCGACACGGCGGGCGCGATTCGCTTCGCCGTGGACAAGGGCAACGTCCACGGCACGTTCTTGGTCGTCAACGGCGATGTGCTCACCGACCTCGACGTCGCCCAGCTCGTCGACTTCCATCTCGATCGAGGCGCACTCGCAACGATCGGCCTCGTGGAGGTCGATGATCCCAGCCGCTTCGGTGTGGTCGTCACCGACGACCGGGGCCGAGCGGTGCGCTTCGTGGAGAAGCCCCCGAGGGATCAGGCGCCCTCGCACGCGATCAACGCTGGCGTCTACGTCATGGAGCCGGCAGCCATCGAGCGCATCGCCGTTGGCGAGCGCGTCTCCGTGGAGCGGAGCCTGTTCCCGCAGCTCGCGAGCGAGGGGACGCTGTGGGGGCTCGCGCAGCGGTGCTACTGGGTTGATGCGGGCACACCGGCGAGCTACCTGCGTGCGGCGCTCGACATCGCAACGGGGCGGCGCGCGGCGAGAGTGCGAGAGGGCGTGCGGTTCCCGGTCGAGAGTCGACCCCCCGGTGGCGAGACGTGTTACCTCGGAGAGGGATCGCAGGTCGCGAGCGACGCCGTCGTGGACGCCGCGATCATCGAGGACGATGTCGTCGTCGGCGACGGGGCCGTCGTGCGATCGTCCATCGTCCTCGAGGGCGCGCGACTCGCACCCGGGGTTCGGGTCGAGCACTCGATCGTCGGAGCCGAGACGGACGTCCCGGAGGCCGTCGAGCTGGTCGATCTCGCGGTGGTCGCGCCGTCCACGGAGCTCGCCCCCGGCCAGCGACTCGCTGGCACCCGATGA
- the rfbD gene encoding dTDP-4-dehydrorhamnose reductase — MSDRIVVLGAGGQLGRRLVRAFERTSAAEVVGLDRRALDVTERVAVHGAVDALRPRWIVNAAAMTAVDACEREVERAVRLNALAVRWLVEAAERAGARVCQVSTDYVFDGTATRPYTEADQPNPMSVYGLTKLQGERELRPGIDSCVRTSWLMSADDRCMLGTIDRLRRGPGPLRFVEDQVGSPSFADDVALGIVELVRREVTGVIHVTNDGQASWYDVAREALRAFGDDPHRVEPIPTTQLAGSFVAPRPAFSVLAGVVRAAVGLEPLRPWQEALGAAVSERARG; from the coding sequence GTGAGCGATCGCATCGTGGTCCTCGGTGCGGGCGGTCAGCTCGGTCGGCGGTTGGTGCGCGCGTTCGAGCGCACCAGCGCCGCGGAGGTCGTCGGTCTCGATCGTCGAGCACTCGACGTCACCGAGCGTGTGGCGGTGCACGGTGCCGTCGACGCACTCCGGCCACGCTGGATCGTGAACGCCGCCGCGATGACGGCCGTCGACGCCTGTGAGCGCGAGGTAGAGCGGGCGGTTCGGCTCAACGCCCTCGCCGTGCGTTGGCTCGTCGAGGCCGCCGAGCGCGCCGGTGCGCGCGTATGTCAGGTGTCGACCGACTACGTCTTCGACGGTACCGCCACGCGTCCTTATACGGAGGCCGACCAGCCGAACCCCATGAGTGTCTACGGCCTCACGAAACTCCAGGGGGAGCGCGAGTTGCGTCCCGGGATCGACAGTTGTGTGCGGACCTCCTGGCTGATGAGTGCCGACGATCGTTGCATGCTCGGGACCATCGACCGCCTTCGCCGAGGACCTGGGCCCTTGCGCTTCGTCGAGGACCAGGTCGGTTCTCCGAGCTTCGCGGACGACGTCGCGCTCGGCATCGTGGAGCTCGTGCGTCGTGAGGTGACCGGCGTCATCCACGTGACGAACGACGGTCAGGCGAGCTGGTACGACGTCGCGAGGGAGGCACTTCGGGCCTTTGGCGACGATCCACACCGAGTCGAGCCGATCCCCACGACGCAACTCGCCGGCAGCTTCGTCGCTCCGCGACCTGCCTTCTCGGTGCTCGCCGGGGTCGTGCGCGCCGCGGTCGGGCTCGAGCCCCTGCGACCGTGGCAGGAGGCGCTCGGAGCTGCGGTCAGCGAGCGTGCTCGTGGATGA
- a CDS encoding glycosyltransferase family 4 protein, with product MLRVSLDVLPLVGARTGVGEFVWHLANALLEAGVDVSGWGVTWRGRDRLRAAVPAELRVHDARLPARPLWAAWARWRWPSIDRVFADVDVVHATNFTLPPLRERPSVVTVHDLTVVHHPNWCDRATLVYPKLVAAAVREGSFVHTPSEAVAREVRAWLGLDADRVVAVPHGAPGAPVAPPAAPARIARLAGRRYVLALGTLEPRKGIDVLIEAFAHVAEHERDLELVLAGQWGWGVDAITSALVASPVRARIRVLGYVDPIERAWLLTNAAMLAYPSRYEGFGLPPLEAMAAGVPVVASDVPAVREVVGSAAVLAPVGDAAALAASIGRALVDADRLRALGPSRAAQFTWERTARAMIELYERVAAT from the coding sequence GTGCTGCGCGTGAGCCTCGACGTCTTGCCCCTGGTGGGCGCGAGGACGGGCGTCGGAGAGTTCGTCTGGCACCTCGCGAACGCGCTTCTCGAGGCCGGCGTCGACGTCTCGGGCTGGGGTGTGACGTGGCGAGGCCGCGACCGGCTCCGAGCGGCCGTGCCCGCCGAGCTCCGTGTGCACGACGCTCGTCTGCCTGCTCGTCCGCTCTGGGCGGCGTGGGCACGGTGGCGATGGCCGTCGATCGATCGCGTGTTCGCCGACGTCGACGTCGTCCACGCGACCAACTTCACGCTGCCGCCGCTGCGTGAGCGCCCGAGCGTCGTGACGGTCCATGACCTCACCGTCGTGCACCATCCGAACTGGTGTGATCGCGCGACGCTCGTCTATCCCAAGCTGGTCGCGGCTGCAGTGCGCGAGGGCTCGTTCGTCCACACCCCATCGGAGGCGGTCGCTCGCGAAGTCAGGGCGTGGTTGGGTCTCGACGCCGATCGGGTGGTCGCGGTGCCCCATGGCGCCCCCGGGGCGCCGGTTGCCCCGCCCGCGGCGCCAGCGAGGATCGCGCGGCTCGCCGGGCGCCGCTACGTCCTCGCGCTCGGAACCCTCGAGCCCCGCAAAGGTATCGACGTGCTCATCGAGGCGTTCGCGCACGTCGCCGAGCACGAGCGCGACCTCGAGCTCGTGCTGGCTGGACAGTGGGGGTGGGGGGTCGACGCCATCACCTCGGCGCTGGTGGCCAGTCCGGTGCGCGCACGGATCCGGGTGCTCGGCTACGTCGATCCCATCGAGCGAGCCTGGCTGCTCACCAACGCCGCCATGCTCGCCTACCCGAGTCGCTACGAGGGGTTCGGACTGCCGCCCCTCGAAGCGATGGCGGCCGGCGTCCCGGTCGTCGCCAGCGACGTGCCCGCGGTACGCGAGGTGGTCGGCTCGGCGGCGGTGCTCGCTCCCGTCGGTGATGCGGCGGCGCTCGCAGCGTCGATCGGCCGCGCGCTCGTCGACGCGGACCGTCTGCGCGCACTCGGCCCGAGCCGAGCGGCGCAGTTCACCTGGGAGCGCACGGCGCGCGCCATGATCGAGCTCTACGAGCGGGTCGCGGCGACGTGA
- the cofD gene encoding 2-phospho-L-lactate transferase → MTPNPRICVLSGGVGAARLLAGVTRRKLAPATTAVVNTGDDTWIAGVRVCPDLDTITYTLSGLVNPHTGWGIAPETFSALTMLRRLGGPTWFTLGDRDIGLHLYRTDRLRRGEGLRSITRDVVRRLGIDIDLVPMSDDEVATMLTVRTDDGVAEVGFQEYFVAMRHQPHVERIRYDGIATARPHPDARTAIAEADLVIIAPSNPFLSVFPILELGDLGDLVRDARDRTVAISPIVGGQAIKGPAASIMADFGLEPSATSVAQLYAPYAGTLVVDHRDGALAGDVERHGVRAVVMDTMIADPDRSADLVDRLVQVVGSDR, encoded by the coding sequence GTGACTCCAAACCCGCGCATCTGTGTCCTCTCGGGCGGGGTCGGCGCGGCTCGCCTCCTCGCTGGCGTCACCCGACGCAAGCTCGCTCCCGCGACCACCGCGGTCGTCAACACCGGTGACGACACATGGATCGCCGGCGTGCGCGTCTGCCCCGACCTCGACACGATCACCTACACACTGAGCGGCCTCGTGAACCCCCACACCGGCTGGGGGATCGCTCCCGAGACCTTCTCGGCGCTCACCATGCTGCGACGGCTCGGGGGACCGACGTGGTTCACGCTCGGCGACCGCGACATCGGCCTCCACCTCTACCGAACCGACCGGCTCCGTCGAGGCGAGGGCCTCCGATCCATCACCCGCGACGTCGTGCGCCGACTGGGGATCGACATCGACCTCGTACCCATGAGCGACGACGAGGTGGCGACGATGCTCACGGTACGGACCGACGACGGGGTCGCCGAGGTGGGATTCCAGGAGTACTTCGTGGCCATGCGACACCAACCCCACGTCGAACGCATCCGCTACGACGGCATCGCAACCGCGCGTCCCCATCCCGATGCACGGACCGCGATCGCCGAGGCCGATCTCGTGATCATCGCGCCCTCGAACCCGTTCCTCTCGGTCTTTCCGATCCTCGAACTCGGCGACCTCGGCGACCTCGTGCGCGACGCACGGGATCGAACGGTCGCGATCAGCCCGATCGTGGGAGGCCAGGCCATCAAGGGCCCTGCAGCCTCCATCATGGCCGACTTCGGCCTCGAACCGAGCGCAACGAGCGTGGCCCAGCTCTACGCACCGTACGCCGGCACCCTCGTCGTCGACCACCGCGATGGCGCACTGGCTGGCGACGTCGAACGCCATGGCGTGCGGGCCGTGGTGATGGACACGATGATCGCCGACCCCGACCGAAGCGCCGACCTCGTGGATCGGCTCGTCCAAGTGGTGGGTTCTGACCGATGA
- the rfbB gene encoding dTDP-glucose 4,6-dehydratase, producing the protein MRLLVTGGAGFIGSNYVHERVARHPDDRIVVLDAFTYAGCRESLRDVDDHIRIVEGDIGDTELVSSLLDEERIEVIVNFAAESHNSLAIIDPERFFRTNVLGTVGLLEAARRHDGLVRFHHVSTCEVYGDLELDEERAFTEDDPYRPRTPYNASKAGADHAVRAYHLTYGVPITITNCANNYGPYQFPEKVIPLFVTRALRDAPLPMYASKENRREWIHVRDHAAAIDRVLEAGTVGETYHVGTGVERSIEQIATSVLDLLGKPRSLIEVVPDRPSHDRRYVLDSTKLRTSLGWEPTVAFDEGLASTVAWYVEHPEWWEPLLGRAPVVEGEAWRR; encoded by the coding sequence ATGCGGCTTCTGGTGACCGGTGGAGCGGGATTCATCGGCTCGAACTATGTCCACGAGCGAGTGGCCCGCCACCCAGACGACCGGATCGTCGTGCTCGATGCCTTCACCTATGCCGGCTGTCGTGAGAGCCTCCGCGACGTCGATGACCACATTCGCATCGTCGAAGGCGACATCGGCGACACCGAGCTCGTGAGCTCGCTGCTCGACGAGGAGCGCATCGAGGTGATCGTCAACTTCGCCGCCGAGTCGCACAACTCGCTCGCGATCATCGACCCGGAGCGCTTCTTCCGGACCAACGTGCTCGGCACCGTCGGACTGCTCGAGGCCGCGCGTCGGCACGACGGCTTGGTGCGATTCCATCACGTCTCGACGTGCGAGGTCTACGGCGACCTGGAGCTCGACGAGGAGCGAGCCTTCACCGAAGACGACCCCTACCGGCCCCGCACCCCCTACAACGCGTCCAAGGCCGGCGCCGATCACGCCGTGCGGGCCTACCACCTGACCTACGGCGTGCCGATCACGATCACGAACTGCGCCAACAACTACGGGCCCTACCAGTTCCCCGAGAAGGTGATCCCTTTGTTCGTGACGCGCGCGCTGCGTGATGCTCCCCTGCCGATGTACGCATCGAAGGAGAATCGCCGGGAGTGGATCCACGTGCGCGATCACGCGGCCGCGATCGACCGGGTGCTGGAGGCCGGCACCGTCGGCGAGACCTACCACGTGGGCACCGGCGTCGAGCGCTCGATCGAGCAGATCGCCACTTCGGTCCTCGACCTGCTCGGCAAGCCACGGAGCCTCATCGAGGTGGTGCCCGATCGGCCATCACACGACCGGCGCTACGTGCTGGACTCGACGAAGCTGCGCACCAGCCTCGGTTGGGAGCCGACGGTCGCCTTCGACGAAGGCCTTGCGTCGACCGTTGCGTGGTACGTCGAGCATCCCGAGTGGTGGGAGCCCCTGCTTGGCCGTGCTCCTGTCGTCGAAGGCGAGGCCTGGCGCCGGTGA